One stretch of Orcinus orca chromosome 15, mOrcOrc1.1, whole genome shotgun sequence DNA includes these proteins:
- the NAPG gene encoding gamma-soluble NSF attachment protein isoform X1, whose protein sequence is MAAQKINEGLEHLAKAEKCLKTGFLKWKPDYDSAASEYGKAAVAFKNAKQFEQAKDACLREAVAHENNRALFHAAKKLLFPHLIKISSENLYSLCRAYEQAGMMLKEMQKLPEAVQLIEKASMMYLENGTPDTAAMALERAGKLIENVDPEKAVQLYQQTANVFENEERLRQAVELLGKASRLLVRGRRFDEAALSIQKEKNIYKEIENYPTCYKKTIAQVLVHLHRNDYVAAERCVRESYSIPGFNGSEDCTALEQLLEGYDQQDQDQVAEVCNSPLFKYMDNDYAKLGLSLLVPGGGVKKKAAAPPQATPKGHAAPAAEDEEDEYAGGLC, encoded by the exons ATGGCGGCTCAGAAGATAAACGAGGGGCTGGAGCACCTGGCCAAAGCAGAGAAATG CCTGAAAACtggttttttaaaatggaagccAGATTATGACAGTGCCGCTTCTGAGTATGGAAAAGCAG ctgttgcttttaaaaatgccaaaCAGTTTGAACAAGCAAAAGACGCCTGCCTGAGAGAAGCTGTCGCCCACGAGAATAACAGGGC TCTTTTTCATGCTGCCAA AAAGCTTCTCTTCCCCCATCTCATCAAGATCTCATCTGAGAACTTATATTCTCTCTGCAGAGCTTATGAACAAGCCGGCATGATGCTGAAG GAGATGCAAAAACTCCCGGAGGCTGTTCAGCTGATTGAGAAAGCTAGCATGATGTACCTGGAGAACGGCACCCCGGACACAGCAGCCATGGCCTTGGAGCGGGCTGGAAA GCTTATAGAAAACGTGGATCCAGAAAAGGCTGTGCAGTTATATCAGCAGACAGCTAATGTGTTTGAA AATGAAGAGCGCTTACGACAGGCAGTTGAATTACTAGGAAAGGCCTCCAGGCTGCTGGTGCGAGGGCGCAG GTTTGATGAGGCGGCACTCtctattcagaaagaaaaaaatatttataaggaaaTTGAGAATTATCCAACTTGTTATAAG aaaacaatTGCCCAAGTCTTAGTGCATCTGCACAGAAATGACTACGTGGCCGCAGAGCGCTGCGTCCGGGAGAGCTACAG catccctggcttcaaTGGCAGTGAGGACTGCACCGCCCTGGAGCAGCTGCTCGAGGGCTACGACCAGCAGGACCAGGACCAGGTGGCCGAGGTCTGCAACTCGCCCCTGTTCAAGTACATGGACAATGAC TACGCGAAGCTGGGCCTGAGCCTGCTGGTCCCAGGAGGGGGAGTCAAGAAGAAGGCGGCGGCCCCCCCGCAGGCCACGCCCAAAGgccacgccgcccccgccgctgAGGACGAGGAGGACGAGTATGCAGGGGGGCTGTGCTAG
- the NAPG gene encoding gamma-soluble NSF attachment protein isoform X3, with translation MAAQKINEGLEHLAKAEKCLKTGFLKWKPDYDSAASEYGKAAVAFKNAKQFEQAKDACLREAVAHENNRALFHAAKAYEQAGMMLKEMQKLPEAVQLIEKASMMYLENGTPDTAAMALERAGKLIENVDPEKAVQLYQQTANVFENEERLRQAVELLGKASRLLVRGRRFDEAALSIQKEKNIYKEIENYPTCYKKTIAQVLVHLHRNDYVAAERCVRESYSIPGFNGSEDCTALEQLLEGYDQQDQDQVAEVCNSPLFKYMDNDYAKLGLSLLVPGGGVKKKAAAPPQATPKGHAAPAAEDEEDEYAGGLC, from the exons ATGGCGGCTCAGAAGATAAACGAGGGGCTGGAGCACCTGGCCAAAGCAGAGAAATG CCTGAAAACtggttttttaaaatggaagccAGATTATGACAGTGCCGCTTCTGAGTATGGAAAAGCAG ctgttgcttttaaaaatgccaaaCAGTTTGAACAAGCAAAAGACGCCTGCCTGAGAGAAGCTGTCGCCCACGAGAATAACAGGGC TCTTTTTCATGCTGCCAA AGCTTATGAACAAGCCGGCATGATGCTGAAG GAGATGCAAAAACTCCCGGAGGCTGTTCAGCTGATTGAGAAAGCTAGCATGATGTACCTGGAGAACGGCACCCCGGACACAGCAGCCATGGCCTTGGAGCGGGCTGGAAA GCTTATAGAAAACGTGGATCCAGAAAAGGCTGTGCAGTTATATCAGCAGACAGCTAATGTGTTTGAA AATGAAGAGCGCTTACGACAGGCAGTTGAATTACTAGGAAAGGCCTCCAGGCTGCTGGTGCGAGGGCGCAG GTTTGATGAGGCGGCACTCtctattcagaaagaaaaaaatatttataaggaaaTTGAGAATTATCCAACTTGTTATAAG aaaacaatTGCCCAAGTCTTAGTGCATCTGCACAGAAATGACTACGTGGCCGCAGAGCGCTGCGTCCGGGAGAGCTACAG catccctggcttcaaTGGCAGTGAGGACTGCACCGCCCTGGAGCAGCTGCTCGAGGGCTACGACCAGCAGGACCAGGACCAGGTGGCCGAGGTCTGCAACTCGCCCCTGTTCAAGTACATGGACAATGAC TACGCGAAGCTGGGCCTGAGCCTGCTGGTCCCAGGAGGGGGAGTCAAGAAGAAGGCGGCGGCCCCCCCGCAGGCCACGCCCAAAGgccacgccgcccccgccgctgAGGACGAGGAGGACGAGTATGCAGGGGGGCTGTGCTAG
- the NAPG gene encoding gamma-soluble NSF attachment protein isoform X4 translates to MAAQKINEGLEHLAKAEKCLKTGFLKWKPDYDSAASEYGKAAVAFKNAKQFEQAKDACLREAVAHENNRALFHAAKKLLFPHLIKISSENLYSLCRAYEQAGMMLKEMQKLPEAVQLIEKASMMYLENGTPDTAAMALERAGKLIENVDPEKAVQLYQQTANVFENEERLRQAVELLGKASRLLVRGRRFDEAALSIQKEKNIYKEIENYPTCYKKTIAQVLVHLHRNDYVAAERCVRESYSIPGFNGSEDCTALEQLLEGYDQQDQDQVAEVCNSPLFKYMDNDIHLQLFT, encoded by the exons ATGGCGGCTCAGAAGATAAACGAGGGGCTGGAGCACCTGGCCAAAGCAGAGAAATG CCTGAAAACtggttttttaaaatggaagccAGATTATGACAGTGCCGCTTCTGAGTATGGAAAAGCAG ctgttgcttttaaaaatgccaaaCAGTTTGAACAAGCAAAAGACGCCTGCCTGAGAGAAGCTGTCGCCCACGAGAATAACAGGGC TCTTTTTCATGCTGCCAA AAAGCTTCTCTTCCCCCATCTCATCAAGATCTCATCTGAGAACTTATATTCTCTCTGCAGAGCTTATGAACAAGCCGGCATGATGCTGAAG GAGATGCAAAAACTCCCGGAGGCTGTTCAGCTGATTGAGAAAGCTAGCATGATGTACCTGGAGAACGGCACCCCGGACACAGCAGCCATGGCCTTGGAGCGGGCTGGAAA GCTTATAGAAAACGTGGATCCAGAAAAGGCTGTGCAGTTATATCAGCAGACAGCTAATGTGTTTGAA AATGAAGAGCGCTTACGACAGGCAGTTGAATTACTAGGAAAGGCCTCCAGGCTGCTGGTGCGAGGGCGCAG GTTTGATGAGGCGGCACTCtctattcagaaagaaaaaaatatttataaggaaaTTGAGAATTATCCAACTTGTTATAAG aaaacaatTGCCCAAGTCTTAGTGCATCTGCACAGAAATGACTACGTGGCCGCAGAGCGCTGCGTCCGGGAGAGCTACAG catccctggcttcaaTGGCAGTGAGGACTGCACCGCCCTGGAGCAGCTGCTCGAGGGCTACGACCAGCAGGACCAGGACCAGGTGGCCGAGGTCTGCAACTCGCCCCTGTTCAAGTACATGGACAATGAC ATACATCTTCAGCTATTTACATGA
- the NAPG gene encoding gamma-soluble NSF attachment protein isoform X2, translating to MAAQKINEGLEHLAKAEKCLKTGFLKWKPDYDSAASEYGKAAVAFKNAKQFEQAKDACLREAVAHENNRALFHAAKKLLFPHLIKISSENLYSLCRAYEQAGMMLKEMQKLPEAVQLIEKASMMYLENGTPDTAAMALERAGKLIENVDPEKAVQLYQQTANVFENEERLRQAVELLGKASRLLVRGRRFDEAALSIQKEKNIYKEIENYPTCYKKTIAQVLVHLHRNDYVAAERCVRESYSIPGFNGSEDCTALEQLLEGYDQQDQDQVAEVCNSPLFKYMDNDSTHMRKPTMQPTRSGFLADFSSSRYTGQRSRLSQFTQ from the exons ATGGCGGCTCAGAAGATAAACGAGGGGCTGGAGCACCTGGCCAAAGCAGAGAAATG CCTGAAAACtggttttttaaaatggaagccAGATTATGACAGTGCCGCTTCTGAGTATGGAAAAGCAG ctgttgcttttaaaaatgccaaaCAGTTTGAACAAGCAAAAGACGCCTGCCTGAGAGAAGCTGTCGCCCACGAGAATAACAGGGC TCTTTTTCATGCTGCCAA AAAGCTTCTCTTCCCCCATCTCATCAAGATCTCATCTGAGAACTTATATTCTCTCTGCAGAGCTTATGAACAAGCCGGCATGATGCTGAAG GAGATGCAAAAACTCCCGGAGGCTGTTCAGCTGATTGAGAAAGCTAGCATGATGTACCTGGAGAACGGCACCCCGGACACAGCAGCCATGGCCTTGGAGCGGGCTGGAAA GCTTATAGAAAACGTGGATCCAGAAAAGGCTGTGCAGTTATATCAGCAGACAGCTAATGTGTTTGAA AATGAAGAGCGCTTACGACAGGCAGTTGAATTACTAGGAAAGGCCTCCAGGCTGCTGGTGCGAGGGCGCAG GTTTGATGAGGCGGCACTCtctattcagaaagaaaaaaatatttataaggaaaTTGAGAATTATCCAACTTGTTATAAG aaaacaatTGCCCAAGTCTTAGTGCATCTGCACAGAAATGACTACGTGGCCGCAGAGCGCTGCGTCCGGGAGAGCTACAG catccctggcttcaaTGGCAGTGAGGACTGCACCGCCCTGGAGCAGCTGCTCGAGGGCTACGACCAGCAGGACCAGGACCAGGTGGCCGAGGTCTGCAACTCGCCCCTGTTCAAGTACATGGACAATGAC AGCACCCACATGAGAAAACCCACAATGCAACCAACAAGAAGTGGATTCTTAGCTGATTTTTCTAGCTCCCGGTACACAGGACAGAGAAGTCGCCTTTCCCAGTTCACGCAGTAG
- the NAPG gene encoding gamma-soluble NSF attachment protein isoform X5: MMLKEMQKLPEAVQLIEKASMMYLENGTPDTAAMALERAGKLIENVDPEKAVQLYQQTANVFENEERLRQAVELLGKASRLLVRGRRFDEAALSIQKEKNIYKEIENYPTCYKKTIAQVLVHLHRNDYVAAERCVRESYSIPGFNGSEDCTALEQLLEGYDQQDQDQVAEVCNSPLFKYMDNDYAKLGLSLLVPGGGVKKKAAAPPQATPKGHAAPAAEDEEDEYAGGLC, encoded by the exons ATGATGCTGAAG GAGATGCAAAAACTCCCGGAGGCTGTTCAGCTGATTGAGAAAGCTAGCATGATGTACCTGGAGAACGGCACCCCGGACACAGCAGCCATGGCCTTGGAGCGGGCTGGAAA GCTTATAGAAAACGTGGATCCAGAAAAGGCTGTGCAGTTATATCAGCAGACAGCTAATGTGTTTGAA AATGAAGAGCGCTTACGACAGGCAGTTGAATTACTAGGAAAGGCCTCCAGGCTGCTGGTGCGAGGGCGCAG GTTTGATGAGGCGGCACTCtctattcagaaagaaaaaaatatttataaggaaaTTGAGAATTATCCAACTTGTTATAAG aaaacaatTGCCCAAGTCTTAGTGCATCTGCACAGAAATGACTACGTGGCCGCAGAGCGCTGCGTCCGGGAGAGCTACAG catccctggcttcaaTGGCAGTGAGGACTGCACCGCCCTGGAGCAGCTGCTCGAGGGCTACGACCAGCAGGACCAGGACCAGGTGGCCGAGGTCTGCAACTCGCCCCTGTTCAAGTACATGGACAATGAC TACGCGAAGCTGGGCCTGAGCCTGCTGGTCCCAGGAGGGGGAGTCAAGAAGAAGGCGGCGGCCCCCCCGCAGGCCACGCCCAAAGgccacgccgcccccgccgctgAGGACGAGGAGGACGAGTATGCAGGGGGGCTGTGCTAG